A genomic window from Cloacibacillus evryensis DSM 19522 includes:
- a CDS encoding ABC transporter permease encodes MNFIKDRLGVTLIFIGVLGGYVLLTDVFHVLNPFLFHSITKVPPLFVEYFGQLMDGLWSSLSLLVWAYMLALILGIGLGAFIGSQKLVRKNLTPYINAFSAIPVTLLTPYAINLFPSFRVASIFIIFLGCFWIILGSTITAVMTIDKRYLENAATLEIPNIQRLFRIVLPAASPAILTGCTIALKLAFMLLAVAEMFGVTSGMGYFIQYYSDFGRFDLVAVGFIFMAIVLLIILYAFDLIKGRILHWTINN; translated from the coding sequence ATGAATTTTATTAAAGACAGACTGGGGGTCACTCTCATCTTTATCGGGGTGCTTGGCGGATATGTCCTGTTGACGGACGTCTTCCATGTGCTCAACCCCTTTCTGTTCCACAGCATCACCAAGGTACCGCCGCTCTTTGTTGAATATTTCGGGCAGCTGATGGACGGTTTGTGGAGCTCCCTCTCCCTGCTTGTGTGGGCGTATATGCTCGCGCTGATACTGGGGATCGGGCTGGGGGCCTTCATCGGCTCCCAAAAGCTGGTGCGCAAAAATCTTACCCCCTATATCAACGCGTTCAGCGCCATTCCGGTAACGCTGCTCACTCCGTACGCGATCAACCTCTTCCCCTCTTTCCGCGTCGCCTCCATTTTTATAATCTTCCTGGGGTGTTTCTGGATCATCCTGGGTTCGACCATCACCGCGGTCATGACCATCGACAAGCGCTATCTTGAAAATGCCGCGACGCTTGAGATCCCCAACATTCAACGCCTCTTCCGCATAGTGCTGCCGGCGGCCTCTCCCGCGATCCTCACCGGCTGCACGATCGCCCTGAAGCTCGCCTTTATGCTTCTGGCCGTGGCGGAGATGTTCGGAGTAACATCGGGAATGGGTTATTTCATTCAGTATTATTCGGATTTCGGACGCTTTGACTTGGTCGCGGTCGGATTCATATTTATGGCGATCGTACTGCTGATCATCCTTTATGCCTTCGACCTGATAAAGGGGCGCATCCTGCACTGGACGATCAACAATTAA